A stretch of the Candidatus Omnitrophota bacterium genome encodes the following:
- the glpK gene encoding glycerol kinase GlpK has protein sequence MKRAYVLAIDQGTTSSRALIFREDGKIAGQGSVELPQIFPKPGWVSHDPDQLLGTTLSATKRALACAGISGKELSCIGVTNQRETTLIWDRKSSKPIAPAVVWQCRRTADLCEALKKQGLEKTVRRRTGLKLDAYFSGTKIRWLLDHTRGAADRARQGKLAFGTVDSWLIWCLTGAQVHATDFSNASRTLLFNIRKRRWDPDLLKQLKVPGSLLPEVHASAAEYGRTVRLGPLPAGIPITAVAGDQQAALFGQGCTRPGQMKNTYGTGCFLVLQTGDQCIQSRHGLLSTLACGPKGEPTYALEGSVFVSGAAVQWLRDGLNLIKEAQETEAIASGIPDTGGVYLVPAFVGLGAPYWDQEARAALVGMTRGTGRAEIVRAALESMAYQTVDVVQAMARDSGLRFKELRVDGGASRNKFLMQFQADLLGLPVVCPSSVEFTAKGVALLAGIQNGIWEAGTEVFERAEPKPQRFLPGMKPAVRCALYAGWQEAVGRVRTCGQP, from the coding sequence GTGAAGCGGGCTTATGTTCTGGCCATTGACCAGGGCACCACCAGTTCCCGGGCCCTAATCTTTAGGGAAGACGGCAAGATTGCGGGGCAGGGTTCTGTGGAGCTGCCCCAGATCTTTCCCAAGCCCGGCTGGGTCTCTCATGATCCGGATCAATTGCTGGGTACCACACTGTCGGCGACCAAGCGCGCCTTGGCGTGTGCCGGGATTTCCGGCAAAGAATTAAGCTGTATCGGGGTCACCAATCAGCGCGAAACGACTTTGATATGGGATCGTAAGAGCTCCAAGCCCATTGCCCCGGCAGTGGTATGGCAATGCCGGCGCACCGCGGACCTGTGTGAAGCGCTCAAGAAGCAGGGGCTGGAGAAGACTGTCCGGCGGCGCACCGGGCTTAAGTTGGATGCGTACTTTTCAGGGACAAAGATTCGCTGGCTTTTAGACCATACGCGCGGCGCAGCGGATCGGGCCCGGCAGGGCAAACTCGCATTCGGCACTGTGGATTCTTGGTTGATTTGGTGCTTAACCGGCGCACAGGTGCACGCGACGGATTTTTCCAATGCCTCCCGCACGCTGCTTTTCAATATCCGAAAGCGTCGATGGGATCCGGATCTTCTCAAACAACTCAAAGTTCCCGGCAGCCTGTTGCCTGAAGTCCATGCCTCGGCCGCAGAATACGGCAGGACCGTGCGTTTAGGGCCCCTGCCGGCAGGTATTCCCATTACCGCAGTTGCAGGAGATCAACAAGCAGCGCTCTTTGGCCAGGGTTGTACGCGCCCGGGACAGATGAAGAATACCTATGGAACAGGGTGTTTCCTGGTGCTCCAAACCGGGGATCAATGCATCCAGAGCAGGCACGGTCTGTTGAGCACTTTGGCTTGCGGGCCTAAGGGCGAACCTACCTATGCCTTGGAAGGGAGCGTGTTTGTGTCCGGCGCTGCAGTCCAGTGGTTGCGCGACGGACTGAATCTGATCAAAGAGGCGCAGGAGACCGAGGCCATTGCATCCGGTATTCCGGACACAGGAGGCGTGTACTTAGTTCCTGCCTTTGTGGGATTGGGCGCGCCGTATTGGGATCAAGAAGCGCGTGCGGCTTTGGTCGGGATGACACGCGGGACCGGCCGGGCCGAGATTGTGCGTGCCGCTCTGGAGTCGATGGCTTACCAAACCGTGGATGTGGTCCAGGCCATGGCCCGGGATAGCGGATTGCGTTTTAAAGAATTGCGCGTGGACGGCGGAGCCTCCAGGAACAAGTTTCTCATGCAGTTTCAGGCAGACCTCTTGGGTCTGCCTGTCGTGTGTCCCTCAAGTGTGGAATTTACGGCCAAGGGAGTGGCTTTATTGGCCGGCATTCAGAACGGGATTTGGGAAGCGGGTACTGAGGTGTTTGAGCGCGCGGAGCCAAAGCCACAACGTTTTTTGCCGGGCATGAAACCTGCGGTGCGCTGTGCCCTTTATGCAGGATGGCAGGAGGCTGTGGGAAGGGTCCGAACGTGCGGACAGCCTTGA
- the fabA gene encoding bifunctional 3-hydroxydecanoyl-ACP dehydratase/trans-2-decenoyl-ACP isomerase, producing MKRDSFDYEQVLECAEGRMFGKDFTTLPLPGMLLIDRIPEVNDTGGKYKKGEVRAELDMKPDMWFFKCHFKGDPVMPGSLGLDALWQLVGFYLAWVGHRGRGRALGVKGVKFRGQILPSARLVSYHVHIKRVIAGKLTMGIADGILSVDGREIYAAEGMTVGLFTSTEGF from the coding sequence ATGAAACGGGATTCCTTTGATTACGAGCAGGTCCTGGAATGCGCGGAAGGCCGCATGTTCGGCAAGGATTTTACGACCCTGCCTCTTCCTGGGATGTTACTCATCGACCGGATTCCGGAGGTGAACGATACAGGCGGCAAGTATAAGAAGGGGGAGGTCCGGGCCGAGCTGGATATGAAGCCTGATATGTGGTTTTTCAAGTGCCATTTTAAAGGAGATCCGGTGATGCCCGGGAGTCTGGGCTTGGATGCTCTGTGGCAATTGGTGGGTTTTTACCTGGCCTGGGTCGGGCATCGCGGCCGGGGCAGGGCTTTGGGTGTGAAAGGCGTCAAGTTCAGAGGGCAGATTTTGCCCTCAGCCCGTTTGGTGAGTTATCATGTGCACATTAAGCGGGTCATTGCCGGCAAGCTGACAATGGGTATTGCCGATGGGATCCTTTCCGTGGACGGCAGGGAAATTTACGCTGCCGAGGGAATGACCGTGGGACTCTTCACTTCAACCGAAGGTTTTTGA
- the fabB gene encoding beta-ketoacyl-ACP synthase I, with product MRRVVITGMGIVSCLGNSKEAVTQSLKEGKSGIRFEEEYNKMGLRSQVAGWPDIDLDALVDRKLKRFMGDAAAYAYVAMQQAIEDSRLSEEEVTSPSAGVVAGSGGASSENVVWAADTLREKGIRRLGPYVVPRTMSSTVAACLSTSFKTKGVGFSLSSACATSAHCIGVGMEQIQLGKQEIVFAGGAEEEHWTLAMMFDSMGALSTKYNDTPERASRPFDADRDGFIIAGGAGILVLEERERAIRRGAKIYAELVGYGATSDGSDMVQPSGEGAIRCMRQAIATVKGPIDYINAHGTSTPVGDMKEIEALREVFGAEVPPVSSTKSLNGHSLGAAGVHEAIHSLLMMEENFISGTANVENLDPRAEGVPIVTQRRDNVKLTRVLSNSFGFGGTNASLVFERPSE from the coding sequence ATGAGACGAGTGGTGATTACAGGGATGGGCATCGTTTCTTGCCTGGGCAACAGCAAGGAGGCGGTCACTCAATCCCTGAAAGAGGGGAAATCGGGTATCCGGTTTGAGGAAGAATACAACAAGATGGGTTTGCGAAGCCAGGTGGCCGGCTGGCCGGATATTGACCTGGATGCATTGGTGGATCGAAAGCTCAAGAGATTTATGGGGGATGCCGCTGCTTACGCTTATGTGGCTATGCAGCAGGCAATCGAGGACTCGAGACTCTCTGAAGAGGAAGTCACGAGTCCGTCGGCAGGTGTGGTTGCCGGGTCCGGGGGCGCGAGCTCCGAGAATGTGGTTTGGGCTGCGGATACCTTGCGCGAAAAAGGGATCCGGCGCTTGGGCCCCTATGTGGTGCCCCGCACAATGAGCAGCACGGTTGCTGCGTGTCTTTCCACCTCCTTTAAGACCAAGGGTGTGGGCTTCAGCCTTTCTTCCGCTTGTGCCACGAGTGCGCACTGTATTGGCGTGGGCATGGAACAAATCCAATTGGGCAAACAGGAGATTGTCTTTGCCGGGGGAGCGGAAGAGGAACACTGGACCTTGGCCATGATGTTCGACAGCATGGGGGCATTGAGCACAAAATACAATGACACACCGGAGCGCGCCTCGCGTCCCTTTGATGCGGACCGGGATGGATTTATTATTGCCGGCGGCGCTGGGATCCTGGTTTTGGAAGAAAGAGAACGCGCGATCCGGCGCGGGGCCAAAATTTACGCTGAGCTGGTGGGTTACGGCGCTACATCGGACGGTTCTGATATGGTTCAGCCTTCGGGCGAAGGCGCGATTCGCTGCATGCGGCAGGCGATCGCGACAGTCAAGGGACCGATCGACTATATCAATGCGCACGGCACCTCCACTCCGGTCGGGGACATGAAAGAGATCGAGGCGCTAAGAGAAGTTTTCGGGGCCGAGGTTCCGCCTGTGAGCAGCACCAAGTCTTTAAACGGGCATTCCCTGGGGGCTGCCGGAGTTCATGAAGCCATCCATTCCCTCCTGATGATGGAGGAGAACTTTATTTCGGGTACGGCCAATGTGGAGAATCTGGATCCCCGGGCCGAAGGGGTTCCGATCGTGACACAGAGAAGAGATAACGTAAAGCTTACTCGCGTGCTGTCAAACAGCTTTGGATTTGGCGGCACCAATGCCTCCTTGGTGTTTGAACGCCCGTCCGAATAA
- a CDS encoding peptidylprolyl isomerase — MKSRSVFGMAFGFLLLSFCVIGFSTASADQGVNTEETPMAVADGSEVSIEYTLKVEGRVMDTSVGAEPLTYVHGRGELIPGLERELLGMQEGESKQVQVSPDEGYGQVDPGAFLEIQKDQLEPGLEAEVGMLLSGQDDSGRPFHAQIAEISDEALKLDLNHPLAGKTLEFEVKVLSVTPGE, encoded by the coding sequence TTGAAGTCTCGTAGTGTCTTTGGGATGGCTTTTGGATTTTTGCTGTTGAGCTTTTGCGTCATCGGCTTTTCCACTGCCAGTGCGGATCAGGGAGTAAACACGGAGGAAACACCGATGGCTGTCGCGGACGGTTCGGAAGTATCGATTGAGTACACCCTCAAGGTGGAAGGCCGGGTGATGGATACCTCAGTGGGTGCCGAGCCTCTCACCTATGTGCATGGCCGCGGAGAACTCATCCCCGGGCTGGAGCGGGAATTGCTGGGCATGCAGGAAGGGGAGAGCAAGCAGGTCCAAGTCTCTCCGGACGAGGGGTATGGCCAGGTGGACCCTGGGGCTTTTTTGGAGATCCAAAAGGACCAACTCGAACCGGGTTTGGAGGCGGAAGTGGGGATGTTGCTTTCGGGACAGGACGACAGCGGTCGGCCGTTTCATGCCCAGATTGCGGAAATAAGTGATGAGGCTCTGAAGCTGGATTTGAATCACCCGCTGGCGGGGAAGACGTTGGAATTCGAAGTCAAGGTCCTGAGTGTGACTCCGGGCGAATAA
- the lhgO gene encoding L-2-hydroxyglutarate oxidase, with protein sequence MIYDVAIIGGGIVGLAAARALLQQKPSLRLLLLEKESALALHQSGRNSGVLHSGVYYKEGSLKAQLCVSGVRLMENFCEKHGLQMERCGKVVVATSAEEIPRLEALYQRGRANGIGEIELIGPERLAEIEPEARGIRAIHLPRVGVVSFSQIAEALASEIQKAGGEISLNTKVETLTRRSHAWVISSGERSIEARTLVNCAGLHANRMGKFSGDMPPVSSIPFRGEYYELPVTRRDLVRGLIYPVPDPALPFLGVHLTRTVDGRVLLGPNAVLAWKREGYQRSDISAKDLAQMLGDRTFWKMAGKYWKTGFTEMKRSWSKRAFLREANKLVPALVLGDLQASPAGVRAQAVAPDGSLVQDFVISQRNRALQVYNAPSPAATASLAIAQEIARKVL encoded by the coding sequence ATGATTTATGACGTAGCTATTATCGGCGGGGGCATTGTGGGGCTTGCCGCAGCTCGCGCGCTTCTTCAACAAAAACCCTCCCTAAGACTTCTTCTGCTCGAAAAGGAATCCGCCTTAGCTCTGCACCAAAGCGGCCGCAACAGCGGGGTCCTGCATTCGGGCGTCTACTATAAGGAAGGGTCTTTGAAGGCACAGCTCTGTGTGAGCGGAGTGCGCCTGATGGAGAACTTCTGCGAGAAACATGGGTTGCAAATGGAACGCTGCGGAAAAGTCGTTGTCGCCACTTCGGCAGAAGAAATCCCGCGATTGGAAGCGCTGTACCAACGGGGCCGGGCCAACGGAATTGGCGAAATAGAGCTTATCGGCCCTGAGCGTTTGGCTGAAATCGAGCCCGAGGCGCGGGGAATCCGGGCCATCCACTTGCCGCGGGTGGGAGTTGTCAGTTTTTCCCAAATCGCGGAGGCTTTGGCTTCGGAGATTCAAAAGGCAGGGGGGGAGATCTCTCTTAACACCAAAGTGGAAACCTTGACCCGGCGAAGCCACGCATGGGTGATCTCCAGTGGGGAGCGGTCCATTGAGGCCCGGACTCTGGTTAATTGCGCAGGTCTTCACGCCAATCGTATGGGGAAATTCTCAGGAGACATGCCGCCGGTTTCAAGCATTCCTTTTAGAGGAGAGTACTACGAACTTCCGGTCACGCGCCGGGACCTTGTGCGCGGGCTCATCTATCCCGTGCCCGATCCCGCACTGCCTTTTCTGGGGGTGCACCTGACACGGACGGTGGACGGGAGGGTGCTTTTGGGGCCTAACGCCGTATTGGCCTGGAAGCGTGAAGGCTATCAGCGCTCCGATATCTCAGCCAAAGATCTGGCGCAGATGCTTGGGGACCGGACCTTCTGGAAAATGGCGGGCAAATACTGGAAAACGGGATTCACGGAAATGAAACGCTCCTGGAGCAAACGGGCGTTTTTGCGCGAGGCAAATAAGCTTGTGCCCGCTTTAGTCCTGGGAGATCTTCAGGCTTCTCCAGCCGGGGTGAGGGCCCAAGCCGTGGCTCCGGACGGCTCTTTGGTTCAGGATTTTGTCATCTCCCAGAGGAATAGGGCTTTGCAAGTGTACAATGCCCCTTCTCCCGCAGCGACAGCTTCTTTGGCCATTGCACAGGAGATCGCGCGCAAAGTGCTATAA
- a CDS encoding lipid-binding SYLF domain-containing protein: MNCASRLVRLVVILSVVVFCIPGLAPAEGEGDEKVRECAEVLRESLEMPEEGIPRGILSNAYGVVIFPQLIKAGFMVGLRHGSGVLCVRRAEDLWSPPVFVYLSGGSFGWQAGVEAADIVLVLKSPSSVARMAEEKLTLGADASVAAGPVGRHAEVGADVLLQSEIFAYSRTKGLFAGAALEGAVLHHNDEANAVFYGLDPVSAEAIFGGEIKVVPESAQELMRLLEEYTE, translated from the coding sequence ATGAACTGTGCTTCCAGGTTGGTCCGGCTGGTCGTCATTCTTTCTGTGGTTGTGTTTTGTATTCCCGGTCTTGCCCCGGCCGAAGGAGAAGGGGATGAAAAGGTGCGTGAGTGCGCGGAAGTCTTGCGTGAAAGCCTGGAGATGCCCGAGGAAGGGATTCCCAGAGGGATTTTGTCCAACGCTTATGGGGTGGTGATCTTCCCTCAGCTTATCAAGGCCGGGTTTATGGTGGGCTTGAGGCACGGGAGCGGGGTCCTGTGCGTGCGGCGGGCGGAGGATCTCTGGAGCCCGCCGGTTTTTGTGTACCTCTCGGGCGGGAGTTTCGGCTGGCAAGCCGGGGTGGAAGCTGCGGATATTGTGTTGGTGCTCAAGAGCCCCAGCAGTGTGGCCCGCATGGCTGAGGAAAAACTGACTCTGGGAGCGGATGCTTCGGTGGCTGCCGGGCCTGTGGGAAGGCATGCGGAGGTGGGCGCGGATGTCCTGCTTCAGTCGGAGATTTTCGCCTATTCGCGTACCAAAGGACTTTTTGCCGGGGCAGCCTTGGAAGGGGCGGTGCTCCACCACAACGATGAGGCCAATGCGGTTTTTTACGGCCTGGATCCGGTCAGCGCTGAGGCGATTTTTGGGGGAGAGATCAAAGTGGTTCCGGAGTCTGCCCAGGAACTTATGCGCTTACTGGAGGAATACACGGAATGA